One window of Methanobacterium alkalithermotolerans genomic DNA carries:
- a CDS encoding LysE family transporter has protein sequence MMELALFTATSFLVGLSGALAPGPMLSVTISDSVEKGFIAGPLIISGHIISEIILVILLFAGLGWLIGSAPATFIIGLIGGLVLIVMGLQMVKSKPYLKVPEGNLKLKSKSHSVLEGILSSISNPYFFIWWATIGGAFLFQGVALAGLVGISGFLIGHWSSDLLWYSTVSFLSSRGSRKMKPQTHQNILQVCGLFLVIIGAYFILNAFKISF, from the coding sequence ATGATGGAATTGGCCTTATTTACTGCCACTTCTTTTTTAGTGGGACTATCCGGAGCACTGGCCCCGGGGCCTATGTTAAGTGTTACCATTTCCGATTCTGTAGAAAAAGGATTTATAGCCGGACCATTGATAATTTCCGGCCATATTATAAGTGAAATCATCCTGGTAATTCTCTTATTTGCCGGCTTAGGATGGTTGATTGGTTCTGCTCCAGCGACATTTATAATAGGATTAATAGGCGGATTGGTACTCATAGTGATGGGTCTTCAGATGGTAAAAAGCAAACCCTACCTCAAAGTCCCGGAAGGGAATTTAAAATTGAAATCTAAATCCCATTCAGTTTTAGAGGGTATATTAAGCAGCATAAGTAATCCCTATTTTTTTATATGGTGGGCCACTATTGGAGGTGCATTTTTATTCCAGGGGGTTGCTCTAGCCGGCCTGGTGGGGATTTCAGGCTTTTTAATTGGTCACTGGTCTTCGGATTTATTATGGTACAGTACCGTGTCTTTTTTAAGTTCACGGGGATCCCGTAAAATGAAACCCCAGACCCACCAAAACATTCTCCAGGTCTGTGGACTTTTTCTAGTGATTATCGGTGCTTATTTTATTTTAAATGCATTTAAAATAAGTTTTTAA
- a CDS encoding DUF120 domain-containing protein, producing the protein MKIKGLVTSGSQKGMYFMSQEVYSSQFKEILGFNPFKGTLNILIDEENLENLQPAKEQQTVMINGSDKFGDVLLLKARLEDKVEGAVIFPVKTHHPEEFLEFIARDNLRKTLHLRDGDEVSLIF; encoded by the coding sequence ATGAAAATAAAAGGTCTTGTTACATCTGGATCGCAAAAAGGCATGTATTTCATGTCACAGGAAGTATATTCCTCCCAGTTTAAGGAAATATTAGGTTTTAATCCATTTAAAGGAACTTTAAATATTTTAATTGATGAAGAAAATTTAGAAAATCTCCAGCCAGCTAAAGAACAGCAAACAGTGATGATTAATGGTTCTGATAAGTTTGGAGATGTTTTGTTGCTTAAAGCACGTCTGGAAGATAAGGTGGAAGGGGCGGTTATTTTTCCAGTAAAGACCCATCACCCGGAAGAATTTTTAGAATTCATTGCCCGGGATAATCTTAGAAAAACCCTGCATCTGCGGGATGGAGATGAAGTAAGCCTTATTTTCTAA
- the gatA gene encoding Asp-tRNA(Asn)/Glu-tRNA(Gln) amidotransferase subunit GatA encodes MNILEKSELIKNQELTARENVERFSEIIDQKNPQINAFLEINKEQAQKKALEIDHRLKEGEKVGKLAGLVIGIKSNINVEDFTISAASPTLENYLGSYDATVVKRIKEEDGIIMGMTNMDEFAAGSSTESSYYGPTNNPAAPGLIPGGSSGGSAAAIAAGMCDLTLGSDTGGSIRNPASHCGVMGFKPTYGAVSRQGLLDLAMSLDQIGPFADDASGIALMLESIAGWDPQECTSMEWEVPSFSNLVGEDGKETLKGMKLGIVKQFQEVTDKPIVKIIEKSIDQMQEMGAEVVELSFDYIDLCLPTYYLINYVEFFSATRKYDGRKYGSKIEEVCGDEVLRRIHMGSYISQKEFSGKYYKKALQARSLIRKEITRLLKDVDLLVGPTVPKLPHKVGDTLEPLEMYAYDVLTVMANLAGIPAGSLKAGEVKGVPVGLQMQGKPLEDAKIIQAMDAFENINK; translated from the coding sequence ATGAATATTCTGGAAAAATCAGAATTAATAAAAAATCAGGAACTCACAGCCCGGGAAAACGTGGAAAGATTTTCAGAGATAATTGACCAGAAAAACCCTCAAATCAATGCTTTTCTGGAGATTAATAAGGAACAGGCCCAAAAAAAAGCTCTTGAAATCGATCATCGCCTTAAAGAGGGGGAGAAAGTTGGTAAACTGGCCGGACTGGTTATTGGTATTAAGAGCAATATCAATGTGGAGGATTTCACCATATCTGCGGCCTCTCCCACTCTGGAAAACTATCTGGGGAGCTATGATGCGACCGTTGTAAAAAGGATAAAAGAAGAAGATGGCATAATAATGGGAATGACCAATATGGATGAGTTTGCTGCTGGTAGTTCTACTGAAAGTTCCTATTATGGTCCTACCAACAACCCGGCTGCACCAGGTTTAATACCCGGAGGATCCAGTGGAGGGAGTGCTGCTGCTATTGCCGCTGGCATGTGTGACCTGACCCTGGGATCAGATACTGGAGGATCTATTCGTAATCCGGCTTCCCATTGTGGAGTAATGGGATTTAAACCCACCTATGGTGCGGTGTCCCGGCAGGGATTACTGGATCTGGCCATGAGCCTGGATCAAATCGGGCCTTTTGCTGATGATGCATCTGGAATTGCACTTATGCTGGAGAGTATCGCGGGATGGGATCCTCAGGAATGCACTTCCATGGAGTGGGAGGTACCATCTTTTAGTAATCTGGTGGGTGAAGATGGAAAAGAAACACTAAAAGGAATGAAGCTGGGCATAGTAAAACAATTCCAGGAGGTCACGGATAAGCCCATAGTTAAAATTATTGAAAAATCCATTGACCAAATGCAGGAGATGGGGGCAGAAGTAGTGGAATTAAGCTTCGATTATATAGATTTATGCCTGCCTACTTACTACCTGATAAACTATGTGGAATTTTTCTCTGCCACCCGAAAGTACGATGGCCGAAAATATGGTTCCAAAATAGAAGAAGTGTGTGGAGATGAAGTACTCCGTAGAATTCACATGGGATCCTACATATCTCAGAAAGAATTCAGTGGAAAATACTATAAAAAAGCCCTCCAGGCCCGCTCTTTGATCAGAAAAGAAATAACACGGCTCTTGAAGGATGTGGATTTACTGGTAGGTCCCACTGTACCTAAACTACCTCATAAGGTGGGAGACACTCTGGAACCTCTGGAAATGTATGCTTATGATGTGCTGACGGTTATGGCCAATCTGGCAGGTATACCTGCCGGTAGCCTCAAAGCAGGAGAAGTTAAGGGAGTGCCGGTGGGATTGCAAATGCAGGGTAAACCACTGGAAGATGCAAAGATTATACAGGCCATGGATGCTTTTGAAAATATAAATAAATAA
- a CDS encoding HAD family hydrolase, with the protein MKPQAVVFDNSGTLIRRDRVLKHIKTGEICDHLNSMDVIDYTPDLALVVLQTDPGKCLLNAQSRQTIYEFITRNKVSFDISYSYQDYTKKEVLKALENDNSTLKDIQDTIQAVVDKDYDVEICSGSGFIIDMARGQVEFTISSGGRIFPEVRSVVEYLKKKEVSIFIASGDRKGSLKQLASYLSIPPENVFPTADTRRKKEIVAELKKKYQVMMVGNGSNDILALKEADLGVLTTQQKEDLPQKVYDAADVIIENIEEIKNLDF; encoded by the coding sequence ATGAAGCCCCAGGCAGTGGTTTTTGATAACTCTGGAACCCTTATTAGAAGGGATCGGGTATTGAAACATATAAAAACTGGAGAGATTTGCGATCATCTGAATTCCATGGACGTTATTGATTATACCCCTGATCTGGCACTGGTGGTGCTGCAGACTGATCCAGGTAAATGTCTTCTTAATGCCCAATCCAGGCAAACTATTTATGAATTCATAACCCGTAACAAGGTTAGTTTTGATATAAGTTATTCTTACCAGGATTATACTAAAAAAGAAGTATTAAAAGCACTTGAAAATGATAATTCAACTTTAAAAGATATTCAGGATACCATTCAGGCCGTTGTAGATAAAGACTATGATGTGGAAATATGCAGTGGTTCTGGTTTCATCATAGATATGGCCCGGGGCCAGGTGGAATTTACCATCAGTTCCGGAGGCAGGATATTCCCGGAAGTTCGATCTGTGGTGGAATATCTTAAGAAGAAAGAGGTGAGTATTTTTATTGCTTCAGGAGATCGTAAAGGATCCCTTAAACAACTGGCCAGTTACCTTTCCATTCCCCCGGAAAATGTATTTCCCACCGCAGATACCCGTCGGAAAAAGGAGATTGTGGCAGAACTTAAAAAAAAGTACCAGGTGATGATGGTGGGTAATGGATCCAATGATATTTTAGCTTTAAAGGAAGCAGATTTAGGGGTTTTAACTACCCAGCAAAAGGAAGATCTTCCGCAGAAGGTTTATGATGCAGCAGATGTGA
- the ala gene encoding alanine dehydrogenase translates to MPETIILNQSEIKQLVEMKDVLQDVETAYVEHSRKNIQMPAKEYLYFNEFKGDLRIMPCYLEEMRKAGVKMVNVHPENPQKHDLPTVMAVIELVDPETGFPLAIMDGTWITNMRTGAAGGVAAKHLARDNSEIVGIVGAGKQAYTQLMALNEVMDIKEAQVYCRTCSSRENFARNMTEKYDIPVKAVDSIQNAVKNKDAVVTVTPVDDPIIKSEWISPGTHINAMGADAPGKQELESSILVKSRVFIDCWDQASHSGEINVPLSQGILKKEDLKGKLGDVINGKIPGRMSDEDITIFDSTGLAVQDITTAWTIYNKASAGKKGHKINLLE, encoded by the coding sequence ATGCCTGAAACTATTATTCTAAATCAAAGTGAAATTAAACAGCTAGTTGAAATGAAAGACGTCTTGCAAGATGTGGAAACCGCCTATGTGGAACACTCCCGGAAAAACATCCAGATGCCAGCTAAAGAATATCTTTATTTTAATGAATTTAAGGGAGATCTCAGAATAATGCCCTGTTATCTGGAAGAAATGAGAAAAGCAGGAGTTAAAATGGTTAATGTCCACCCGGAGAATCCCCAAAAACATGATCTTCCTACGGTTATGGCTGTAATTGAGCTGGTGGATCCTGAAACTGGTTTTCCCCTGGCCATAATGGATGGTACCTGGATAACCAATATGCGTACCGGGGCGGCTGGAGGAGTAGCGGCCAAACACCTGGCCCGGGATAACTCGGAAATAGTGGGGATTGTAGGAGCAGGTAAACAGGCTTATACTCAACTTATGGCCCTTAATGAAGTGATGGATATTAAAGAGGCTCAGGTGTATTGCCGTACCTGTTCTTCCCGTGAAAATTTTGCCCGGAACATGACAGAAAAATATGATATCCCGGTTAAAGCGGTGGACAGTATTCAAAATGCGGTTAAAAATAAAGACGCGGTGGTCACCGTAACCCCGGTGGATGATCCCATTATAAAAAGTGAATGGATATCTCCCGGGACCCATATAAATGCCATGGGGGCAGATGCACCTGGAAAACAGGAGTTAGAATCATCAATTTTAGTTAAATCCCGAGTATTTATTGATTGCTGGGATCAGGCCAGCCATAGTGGAGAGATAAATGTCCCTCTATCCCAGGGGATCCTGAAAAAAGAGGACCTGAAGGGAAAATTAGGGGATGTGATTAACGGTAAAATACCTGGCCGAATGTCTGATGAGGATATAACTATTTTTGATTCCACCGGATTAGCTGTACAGGATATTACCACCGCCTGGACAATTTATAATAAAGCAAGTGCAGGTAAAAAGGGCCATAAGATAAATCTGCTGGAATAA
- a CDS encoding methyltransferase family protein: protein MKTPRNPGFKIFLIMLLSVPLFFVSDFYLHFQVYLSSNIITMVITQQWQVVVFFIIIFLAFLIPLSYRRKAQWVEYGLVTAFFVSLFVEMYGIPLTILLASKYFFVPGTQLPPNLLVINFMGVELGMDLAMLYGSILIIGGTLLITISWITLYRNSKDDNLVDKGIYAYSRHPQYLGFILVILGWFYGWPTPLTLIFSPILIYKYLKVSKKEEEEILKENPDYEEYKKKVPFLI, encoded by the coding sequence ATGAAAACACCGCGCAATCCGGGTTTTAAGATTTTTTTGATTATGCTACTTTCGGTGCCCTTATTTTTTGTTTCAGATTTCTATTTGCATTTTCAGGTCTACCTGAGCAGTAATATCATAACCATGGTGATCACCCAACAGTGGCAGGTGGTGGTTTTTTTTATTATAATCTTTTTAGCATTTTTAATACCATTATCTTATCGCCGGAAAGCCCAATGGGTGGAATATGGTCTGGTAACTGCATTTTTTGTTTCTTTATTTGTGGAAATGTATGGGATCCCTTTAACCATTTTACTGGCCTCTAAGTATTTCTTTGTGCCGGGAACCCAGCTACCTCCTAATCTGCTGGTAATTAATTTTATGGGGGTGGAGCTGGGCATGGACCTGGCCATGTTATATGGTTCCATTTTAATCATAGGAGGAACTTTACTGATTACCATAAGCTGGATTACCCTCTACCGTAATTCTAAAGATGATAATCTGGTGGATAAAGGAATTTATGCTTACAGTCGCCATCCCCAGTATCTGGGATTTATACTGGTTATACTGGGATGGTTTTATGGGTGGCCCACTCCTTTAACCCTGATTTTTAGTCCAATATTAATTTATAAGTATTTAAAGGTCTCTAAAAAGGAAGAAGAAGAAATTTTAAAGGAAAATCCAGACTATGAGGAGTATAAAAAGAAAGTGCCTTTCCTGATTTGA
- the sepS gene encoding O-phosphoserine--tRNA ligase — protein MNKKKIIKLSKKDFEKAWVESGKLLKKPHHDQQYPRLRLSTGKSHLLYDTIGEIRQAYLRLGFSEMINPVFIEEDHIYQQFGPEAPAVLDRCFYLAGLPRPDIGLGIDKIEKIENLGVEVNEDRLKDLQKVFRGYKKGELCGDDLVHDVSASLEAEDHIGLRVLEHVFPEIQQLKPVAGRTTLRSHMTSGWFISLQNIHNRSKLPLKLFSIDRCFRREQKEDSSHLMTYHSASCVVVDDEISLDMGKAVSESLLEYFGFKKFKYIPDEKKSKYYIPGTQTEVYGYHPLLKEWVEIATFGLYSPLALARYGIEEEVMNLGVGAERMAMVLHQEKDIREMVYPQLYRKWELSDRDLATMLFINYYPATQDGKNLMNLILKVWDQNASASSPCEFRVFSGEFLGKNIQVIAREEEENTRLLGPAARNQVYIYQGNIVGIPPEGQLDNPFIKKAVEKGISTRISYMESLAAQAAYHIEEMVVGNREEIKVKSTIARSLSDINLLLDEVALNYITGNNKQIDIRGPIFSTIEAHLER, from the coding sequence TTGAACAAAAAAAAGATTATTAAACTTTCTAAAAAAGATTTTGAAAAGGCCTGGGTTGAAAGTGGAAAACTTTTAAAAAAACCCCACCATGACCAGCAGTACCCCCGGTTGAGGCTCAGTACTGGCAAGTCTCACCTTTTATATGATACCATCGGAGAGATAAGGCAGGCCTATCTACGATTGGGTTTTAGTGAAATGATTAACCCGGTTTTTATTGAAGAAGATCATATTTATCAGCAGTTTGGACCAGAAGCTCCTGCGGTGCTGGACCGTTGTTTCTACCTGGCAGGGCTACCCCGGCCAGATATAGGATTGGGAATAGATAAAATAGAAAAAATTGAAAATCTGGGAGTGGAAGTGAATGAAGATCGTTTAAAGGATCTTCAAAAGGTATTCCGGGGATATAAAAAAGGGGAACTTTGTGGGGACGACCTGGTGCATGATGTATCTGCTTCCCTGGAAGCAGAAGACCATATCGGGTTACGGGTGCTGGAACATGTTTTCCCGGAAATTCAGCAGTTGAAACCCGTGGCTGGTAGAACCACCCTCCGATCCCATATGACTTCCGGATGGTTTATTTCACTTCAGAATATACATAATCGATCCAAATTACCCTTAAAATTATTTTCAATTGACCGGTGCTTTAGAAGAGAGCAAAAAGAAGATTCAAGTCATTTAATGACCTATCATTCTGCTTCCTGTGTTGTGGTGGATGATGAAATTTCTCTGGATATGGGAAAAGCTGTATCTGAAAGTTTGCTGGAATATTTTGGATTTAAAAAATTCAAGTATATTCCTGATGAGAAAAAATCCAAGTATTACATTCCAGGGACCCAGACCGAGGTTTATGGTTACCATCCCCTGCTTAAAGAGTGGGTGGAAATTGCTACCTTTGGATTGTACTCTCCCCTGGCCCTGGCCCGGTATGGAATTGAAGAAGAAGTAATGAACCTGGGTGTGGGGGCAGAACGTATGGCTATGGTGCTGCATCAGGAAAAGGATATCCGGGAAATGGTTTATCCCCAATTATACCGAAAATGGGAACTTTCTGATCGTGATCTGGCCACCATGCTCTTTATAAATTATTATCCTGCTACACAGGATGGTAAAAATCTTATGAACCTCATTCTGAAGGTATGGGATCAAAATGCATCTGCATCATCCCCCTGTGAATTTCGGGTATTTTCCGGAGAATTTTTAGGAAAAAATATCCAGGTGATTGCCCGGGAAGAGGAAGAAAACACCAGATTACTGGGCCCTGCTGCTAGAAACCAGGTATACATTTATCAGGGAAATATTGTGGGCATACCTCCTGAAGGACAGCTGGACAATCCTTTTATTAAAAAGGCGGTTGAAAAAGGGATATCTACCAGGATAAGTTACATGGAATCCCTGGCCGCCCAGGCAGCCTACCACATAGAAGAAATGGTGGTGGGAAATAGGGAGGAGATTAAAGTAAAAAGCACCATTGCCCGTTCGCTATCAGATATTAATCTCCTGCTGGATGAGGTGGCTTTAAATTACATCACTGGAAATAACAAACAAATTGATATCCGGGGCCCTATCTTCTCCACCATAGAAGCTCATCTGGAGAGATGA
- the ribB gene encoding 3,4-dihydroxy-2-butanone-4-phosphate synthase gives MIQKALEALRNGEIVLVFDNDNRERETDMIVAAEFMTSAHMTRIRNDAGGLVCVPISSEHSQKLGIPFMTDIMEVAAGKYPVLNELSPTDIPYDEKSAFSITLNHRETFTGITDNDRAFTIKELAKLCKNENQADLGKLFRAPGHVTLLRAAEGHVLKRKGHTEMSIALMEMAGLTPVAVCCEMMDDENGESLSTADARKYAEKHKMVFLNGDDVIESYKKYLKD, from the coding sequence ATGATTCAAAAAGCATTAGAAGCCTTAAGAAACGGAGAAATAGTTTTAGTTTTTGATAATGATAACCGGGAACGGGAAACAGACATGATTGTTGCTGCGGAGTTTATGACCAGTGCCCATATGACCCGTATCCGGAATGATGCCGGGGGTCTGGTATGTGTACCTATTTCCTCAGAACACTCCCAAAAATTAGGCATACCTTTTATGACCGATATAATGGAAGTTGCTGCTGGAAAATATCCGGTTTTAAATGAATTGTCGCCAACGGACATCCCTTACGATGAGAAGTCTGCCTTTTCAATTACCCTGAATCATCGGGAAACCTTCACCGGTATAACTGATAATGACCGGGCTTTCACCATCAAGGAACTGGCTAAGCTTTGTAAAAATGAAAATCAAGCAGATTTAGGTAAGTTATTCCGTGCACCGGGTCATGTAACCCTCCTCCGGGCGGCAGAAGGACATGTGCTTAAAAGAAAAGGCCATACTGAAATGAGTATTGCCCTTATGGAGATGGCTGGCCTTACCCCGGTGGCGGTTTGCTGTGAAATGATGGATGATGAAAATGGGGAATCTTTAAGTACTGCTGATGCCCGGAAATATGCCGAAAAGCATAAGATGGTATTTTTAAATGGGGATGACGTTATAGAATCTTACAAGAAATATTTAAAAGATTAA
- a CDS encoding nucleotide-binding protein translates to MKIGLVYVKGAVPGFEDFGFLPTHLLKGNGMVKGEKAHKVLDGLIIPGGSIMESGSLTGELGEEIHRMNQEGKFILGICSGFQVLAQKTDIGRRSPCPIIKEGLGILDVSFSPLISNDQVEATIVDESFLTRGLRGETISGFHCHTYGQLEGEGPTILKSKIKRVNYSDSPQEVVAGVKNLEGNVVGTMLHGCLDENPALVENILEFLGASEKQVQGIYNDNKELLKKIKQEVGIETGLKPSENVNKTMNKFREGADRIPPTLMIASTGSDSGKTFISTGLAGALYKKGLKVAILKVGPDIRDIVPALYLTKGKMEKYSSIKIGHLGWMELTLALENLKKNQFDLVIIEGVMGVFTGILNEKIPYSGAEIALAANIPVIMVSGCNKGGIETAAVDVVSQVKLLEKMGIKVPGIILNRVYNQDIFHHVKKYIKKETRTRQVMALPKVKMKQRGTTPEVEIKLEEFCISALKTAEEHLDLNKILMMAHEPEFSGYLTREDIENFF, encoded by the coding sequence ATGAAAATCGGACTGGTATATGTTAAAGGAGCGGTTCCTGGTTTTGAAGACTTTGGATTCTTACCAACTCACCTGCTTAAAGGCAATGGTATGGTTAAAGGCGAAAAAGCCCATAAAGTATTAGATGGCCTGATAATACCCGGAGGCAGTATCATGGAATCAGGAAGCCTGACTGGTGAACTGGGAGAGGAAATCCACCGGATGAACCAGGAAGGTAAATTCATTCTGGGTATTTGTTCTGGTTTCCAGGTACTGGCCCAAAAAACAGATATCGGCCGCCGGTCACCCTGTCCCATCATAAAAGAAGGTTTAGGGATTCTGGATGTTAGCTTCAGCCCCCTGATAAGCAATGACCAGGTGGAGGCCACCATTGTGGATGAATCTTTTCTAACCCGGGGACTGCGTGGAGAAACCATATCTGGATTTCACTGCCATACCTATGGTCAACTGGAAGGAGAAGGCCCAACTATTTTAAAATCAAAAATAAAACGGGTTAATTATTCTGATAGCCCTCAGGAAGTAGTTGCTGGTGTAAAAAATCTTGAAGGAAATGTGGTGGGTACCATGCTCCATGGGTGTCTGGATGAAAATCCTGCTCTGGTTGAAAACATACTGGAATTTTTAGGAGCCAGTGAAAAACAAGTTCAGGGCATTTATAATGATAATAAAGAATTATTAAAGAAAATAAAACAGGAAGTAGGAATAGAAACAGGATTAAAGCCATCTGAAAATGTTAATAAAACCATGAATAAATTCCGGGAAGGTGCAGATAGGATACCCCCTACTTTAATGATTGCCAGCACCGGATCAGATTCAGGAAAAACATTCATATCCACTGGCCTGGCCGGAGCTTTATATAAAAAAGGACTTAAAGTAGCTATTTTGAAGGTGGGGCCGGATATCCGGGACATAGTACCGGCCCTGTACCTCACCAAGGGAAAAATGGAGAAATATTCCTCCATAAAAATAGGGCATCTGGGCTGGATGGAACTTACTTTAGCCCTTGAAAATTTAAAAAAGAATCAATTTGATCTGGTTATTATAGAAGGTGTCATGGGAGTCTTCACCGGGATTTTAAATGAAAAAATACCATACTCTGGGGCAGAAATTGCCCTTGCTGCTAATATTCCAGTTATTATGGTATCCGGGTGTAATAAAGGCGGAATAGAGACTGCTGCTGTGGATGTGGTGTCTCAGGTTAAGCTCTTAGAAAAAATGGGAATAAAAGTCCCGGGAATAATCCTTAACCGGGTTTATAATCAGGATATCTTCCACCATGTAAAAAAATATATTAAAAAAGAGACCCGAACCCGGCAGGTAATGGCTTTACCTAAAGTCAAAATGAAACAAAGGGGCACCACCCCGGAGGTGGAAATAAAACTAGAGGAATTTTGTATTTCTGCACTTAAAACTGCGGAAGAACATCTGGACCTTAATAAAATATTAATGATGGCCCACGAACCTGAATTTAGTGGATACTTAACCCGGGAAGATATTGAAAACTTTTTTTAA
- a CDS encoding ATPase domain-containing protein, whose protein sequence is MERIGTGIDGLDEALGGFPAGRSVLITGDAGCGKTIFGLRFAKSSCDMGYSTAYITAEEDSYDLHVQANSFGWNTQELEEKGMLTFIELTGIRARITEAEISMDMDPMKGNFTKILHDIPPETEVVIIDSLGGYTAKLTPYDFRNQFDLLVYELKQRGITSVLILDSATSHEFNELALFSVYGAIKLARRENPYTGRRERVMDIIKMRSTKTPTQFLSYGIGSNGIEIHNDGEDLFEEEIED, encoded by the coding sequence ATGGAGAGGATTGGAACAGGCATAGATGGATTAGACGAGGCATTGGGAGGTTTTCCAGCAGGAAGATCAGTTCTTATAACCGGGGACGCTGGTTGTGGGAAAACAATATTTGGTTTGAGGTTTGCCAAAAGCAGCTGTGATATGGGTTATAGTACTGCTTATATTACTGCTGAAGAAGATTCCTATGATTTGCATGTGCAGGCTAATTCATTTGGTTGGAATACCCAGGAATTGGAAGAAAAAGGAATGCTCACCTTTATTGAATTAACCGGGATCCGGGCCAGAATAACTGAAGCAGAAATCAGTATGGATATGGATCCTATGAAGGGTAATTTTACCAAAATATTACATGACATACCCCCGGAAACGGAAGTGGTGATTATAGATAGTTTAGGAGGATATACTGCTAAGTTAACCCCTTATGATTTCCGTAACCAGTTTGATCTTTTGGTTTATGAATTAAAGCAAAGGGGAATTACCTCGGTGTTAATACTCGACTCAGCCACATCCCATGAATTCAATGAACTGGCCCTTTTTTCAGTTTATGGTGCTATAAAATTAGCCCGACGGGAAAACCCCTACACAGGACGTAGGGAGAGAGTGATGGACATTATAAAAATGAGGAGCACTAAAACCCCCACCCAGTTTTTATCCTATGGTATTGGCAGTAATGGTATCGAGATACACAATGATGGGGAAGATCTATTTGAAGAAGAAATAGAGGATTAG